A window from Nocardioides mesophilus encodes these proteins:
- a CDS encoding MFS transporter, translating into MTDISEEAAASPLTSTRSAVRSTGDSLRSVFRNPNLRRVQLALAGSMIGDWAYATAVAVWAYGVGGTQAVGIWTAIRLTLLAFTSPIGATIADRLPRKKVMIGSDLTRAVLVMLAALCLFLDLPAATVFVLATLASLSGTAFRPAQRALMPALANRPEELTASNGTASTLESLAFFVGPALGALLLGVADVPVVFLVNAGTFLWSALFVVGVRVPAAAAPRAKADADDEDTPKQSFLTETLAGFRTILADRDLLVVTTQVSAQTVVAGASAVFTIVMAVDILGSGPRGVGYLDSVLGVGAIVGGFLAIARATRLKLAQDMTAGVVLWALPLLLVSVWPHPVAAFVAVALLGLGNPLVDVNMDTIFQRIAPDEVLGRVFGAVETCLISTMALGAVLMPLLESWLGLRTALAVLGTAVTVVALTGLPRMRRLDDRLTRPVGIDLLQAIPMFAPLTPAVLETLARRLTPVVVPAGEVFIREGEPSDRFYVISSGSMQVTQDTAVLRTEGPGDFFGEIGLLRDVPRTATLTAVEETELLALERDDFLDAVTGQIDARSAAEDIVTRRLAV; encoded by the coding sequence ATGACCGACATCTCGGAGGAGGCGGCGGCGTCTCCTCTGACGAGCACCCGCTCAGCCGTGCGGAGCACCGGCGACTCCCTGAGGTCCGTCTTCCGCAACCCGAACCTCCGACGCGTCCAGCTGGCGCTGGCCGGCTCGATGATCGGGGACTGGGCGTATGCCACCGCCGTGGCGGTCTGGGCCTACGGCGTCGGCGGCACCCAGGCGGTGGGCATCTGGACGGCGATCCGGCTGACCCTGTTGGCCTTCACGTCTCCGATCGGAGCGACCATCGCGGACCGGCTGCCGCGCAAGAAGGTCATGATCGGCTCCGACCTGACCCGCGCCGTGCTGGTCATGCTGGCCGCACTTTGCTTGTTCCTCGATCTTCCGGCGGCGACGGTGTTCGTGCTGGCCACCCTGGCCTCGCTGTCGGGAACCGCCTTCCGGCCCGCACAACGGGCGCTGATGCCGGCACTGGCGAACAGGCCCGAGGAGCTCACCGCCTCGAACGGGACGGCGAGCACCCTGGAGAGCCTGGCCTTCTTCGTCGGCCCGGCCCTGGGAGCCCTTCTGCTGGGGGTTGCCGATGTGCCGGTCGTCTTCCTGGTCAACGCCGGCACCTTCTTGTGGTCCGCGCTGTTCGTGGTCGGCGTCCGGGTTCCAGCGGCTGCGGCCCCTCGAGCCAAGGCCGACGCGGACGACGAGGACACGCCGAAGCAGTCGTTCCTGACCGAGACCCTGGCCGGGTTCCGCACCATCCTGGCTGACCGCGACCTGCTCGTCGTGACCACCCAGGTCAGCGCCCAGACGGTGGTCGCCGGCGCCTCGGCCGTCTTCACGATCGTCATGGCGGTGGACATCCTCGGGTCGGGGCCGCGCGGCGTCGGCTATCTCGACTCCGTCCTCGGCGTCGGGGCCATCGTCGGCGGGTTCCTGGCGATAGCGCGCGCCACCCGCCTCAAGCTTGCGCAGGACATGACTGCCGGAGTCGTGCTGTGGGCGCTGCCGTTGTTGCTGGTGAGCGTCTGGCCGCATCCCGTCGCCGCGTTCGTGGCCGTCGCGCTCCTGGGCCTCGGGAACCCACTGGTCGACGTCAACATGGACACGATCTTCCAGCGCATCGCCCCCGACGAGGTGCTCGGTCGGGTCTTCGGCGCGGTGGAGACGTGCCTGATCTCGACCATGGCCCTCGGCGCCGTGCTGATGCCGCTCCTCGAGAGCTGGCTCGGCCTCCGTACCGCCCTCGCGGTGCTCGGCACCGCCGTCACCGTGGTCGCGCTCACCGGCCTGCCGCGGATGCGCCGGCTCGACGACCGACTGACCCGGCCGGTCGGCATCGACCTCCTCCAGGCCATCCCGATGTTCGCACCGCTGACGCCGGCGGTCCTGGAGACGCTGGCCCGCCGGCTCACGCCGGTCGTCGTGCCGGCGGGCGAGGTGTTCATCCGGGAGGGCGAGCCGTCGGACCGCTTCTACGTCATCTCCTCGGGGTCCATGCAGGTCACCCAGGACACCGCCGTGCTGCGCACCGAGGGACCTGGAGACTTCTTCGGGGAGATCGGACTGCTCCGGGACGTGCCGCGCACTGCCACCCTCACCGCGGTCGAGGAGACCGAGTTGCTGGCGCTGGAGCGCGACGACTTCCTGGACGCCGTCACCGGCCAGATCGATGCCCGGTCGGCTGCCGAGGACATCGTCACCAGACGGCTCGCGGTCTGA
- a CDS encoding GNAT family N-acetyltransferase, which translates to MSKAGAFGGQLSGVTSMVSDETRASSGPVVIERMQPGRWRLVRDTFLWASVSDPARRPLCEHQIGVASETGAEWIARLECDGWWLAFADGVVIGIVGVAPQHEQTDVLQLVIHWVAPPWRSRGIGRQLLLAAQAGVADTRAGAPRPGPRT; encoded by the coding sequence ATGTCGAAGGCGGGGGCCTTCGGGGGACAGCTGAGCGGGGTGACGTCGATGGTGTCGGACGAGACGCGCGCGTCCTCGGGCCCGGTGGTGATCGAGCGGATGCAACCGGGTCGGTGGCGCCTGGTCCGGGACACGTTCTTGTGGGCGTCGGTGTCGGATCCTGCTCGTCGACCGCTGTGCGAGCACCAGATCGGCGTGGCCAGCGAGACCGGGGCCGAGTGGATCGCGCGGCTGGAGTGTGACGGGTGGTGGCTCGCCTTCGCCGACGGAGTCGTGATCGGCATCGTCGGTGTTGCTCCGCAGCACGAACAGACCGACGTGCTGCAGCTTGTCATCCACTGGGTCGCGCCGCCATGGCGTTCGCGCGGCATCGGCCGACAGCTCTTGCTGGCCGCCCAGGCCGGGGTCGCCGACACCCGGGCGGGTGCGCCCCGGCCGGGGCCGAGGACCTAG
- a CDS encoding phosphatase domain-containing protein: MGRGPRAGLGHRPAAPRRLAPPDHFRIEAYGGHGSTDGVVVRGRVLDDPPLSEAVEGEGVGAAIRRTVRGFVTDELPGVPLRVTVADTTAETASDAEGYFLTRLRPDPDQLTSPWTCGTVELAGEYRGVTDPHRTPFEVRVTGPDARFGVVSDVDDTILETGVQRVARMIHQTFTGSALTRTPFPGVAELYRDLAGSGNPVFYVSSSPWNLHTFLTRFLQHRGFPMGPVLLRDLLGTATGREQKTGRIREILELNPELPFVLIGDSGRRIPRSTPTSSTPAPGGSWRSTSARCGSTRGTDGSRRSPARGRTTSRS, from the coding sequence TTGGGTCGTGGGCCTCGAGCGGGCCTGGGACACCGCCCGGCTGCGCCGCGCCGGCTCGCGCCCCCTGACCACTTCCGGATCGAGGCGTACGGCGGGCACGGCAGCACCGACGGGGTCGTCGTCCGGGGCCGCGTCCTCGACGACCCGCCGCTGTCGGAGGCCGTCGAGGGGGAGGGGGTCGGAGCCGCGATCCGCCGCACGGTGCGCGGCTTCGTCACCGACGAGCTGCCAGGGGTGCCGCTCCGGGTCACGGTGGCGGACACGACCGCCGAGACCGCCAGTGACGCCGAGGGCTACTTCCTCACCCGGCTGCGCCCGGACCCCGACCAACTCACCAGCCCCTGGACGTGCGGCACCGTCGAGCTCGCCGGTGAGTACCGCGGCGTTACCGACCCGCACCGCACGCCGTTCGAGGTGCGCGTCACCGGACCCGACGCCCGGTTCGGCGTCGTGTCCGACGTCGACGACACGATCCTCGAGACCGGTGTCCAGCGGGTCGCCCGGATGATCCACCAGACGTTCACCGGCTCGGCCCTCACCCGCACGCCGTTCCCGGGCGTAGCGGAGCTGTATCGCGACCTCGCCGGCAGCGGCAATCCGGTCTTCTACGTCTCCTCCAGCCCGTGGAACCTGCACACCTTCTTGACGCGCTTCCTGCAGCATCGGGGGTTCCCGATGGGACCGGTGCTGCTGCGCGACCTGCTCGGCACCGCGACCGGGCGCGAGCAGAAGACCGGCCGCATCCGGGAGATCCTCGAGCTCAACCCCGAGCTGCCGTTCGTCCTGATCGGGGACTCGGGGAGAAGGATCCCGAGATCTACGCCGACATCGTCGACGCCTGCCCCGGGCGGATCCTGGCGGTCTACATCCGCGAGGTGCGGCTCGACCCGGGGGACGGACGGGTCGAGAAGGTCGCCGGCACGTGGGCGCACGACGTCCCGTTCGTGA